The Arabidopsis thaliana chromosome 5, partial sequence genomic interval TTTGTACGTAAGGTTTCAAGTTCAACTTGAATAATTATACGCAGcctaaattagaaaaatacaaaactttaaTCCAACCCTCCTTTGGGTTTGGAAAACTGGCTATTAATACATTTggtaattaaaataaaaagggatGGTTATGAAGGTATTAGTACTACCTCATTTGTAATATATAGCTCTGTAGTTTATAAACTAtcgaaaaaaatcaaatgttttagttatatatatttgatgtttctcaacaaatgtttcataacttcatcaaagaaaaaaacaaatttttcttaaagaactTTTAGATAGATTTTTTACTCTATTTTACGCGCTAAACATGTTTTCCtgtagaatatttttttgttcataaagAATGTTtagaaagtaaatatatagtaCGTTTGTTCATTTGGATAATCGAATCAACTTCTGTAATCATCTCGCATTCACCactataaagaaaatgaagtgCAAAATTTAACTTGGAATATAACAAGAACAATACATATAAAGAACCTTAACCAAAAggtgaagaaaaaatcaataggaaAACAAGACAAAACGGTTGAGGggaaatgcaaaaacaaacaaatgaaaagaaatgagaaatgTTAAAAAAGGATGTGTTAAGGAAGATGTCGTGTGGGActcaatttatttcatttctaGTTATGATCATACCATCACGTGCCTCTATCACTTCTCCACACCTTTTGTTTGGTAAttcaaaatgtgtcataaaattaaaatgatagAGATTCTAATTTTCATCCGAGTTTAATTAAGATCATatagagatagagatataTGGTTGTATGATACCTTTCAGTAAACATCAGTGTGCACCATTATAGCCACATAGAGCTTAGAAGTGTTATAATTAGGTTTGTATACTTGATTTGGTGACTGTTGTGATGACATTGAGATTGAAGTGATCATATATATGCAGCTCATGTATCGGTTCATCCATTAAATTTTACCAAGtggaacaaaaatataattaagaatttgAACAATAACCGATATTACCACAGCTAAATATTAGTTCCAAAAATACTGTAATTTTccaaacaaattcaaaaatataggAAGAGTTCTTAAAGATTTGAGTCAAATGGTAATTGATTTGACGACTGATTACATAACATAGTCATCAATAGTTGTAcatagtgtatatatatatatatatatatatatatatatatatatatatatatatacattggaGGTTAAGAATATATGATATGTCGAACgactaaaagagaaaaaaggatatACGAAATAGAAAAGTTGTGTTAcgtaatatatatagacaataCACACAAATTTCAAGCATCACGCATGACAGCTTTATAACGGAATAGATTCCTCATGGATATATAGAGAAGATGTGCGAAGTATAtacatttcaaattttactTATTGTAGCtttctttaaaaagtttgttcTTACCAGAATTATATATCCATAGGTTAGTATAATTACttcttatttagtttttagtaTTACAACATGTTCTTTCTAAAACTATTATACCTattgaataataaatttaaaatatatgtttttatacattttatttctcttcacATCTTTTCGAGTAGTATAACAAATGagatattttttctataaagAAGAAATGAGATACTTTCGAAACTCTACTAATTGATACGTTACGTGAATTAAGGTTTTAATGTTCATGAAAATTGTGTTTCACTTTATACATtcccaaaattttaataaaccACATGGGGGAATGCATATATGAATATACTATACCTTATTCTCTATTTTATGCTAATTTAGATTTACAATGTCAATAGTAGAAAATCCAAATGTGAAGTGTCTTCTTAGTAAAATTGGAGATATTATATTCTACATTTCTTCACGTTAAGCCGAAAATATGACCGGTTTTTAACAAGCACCAAAAATGGAATATACACCACCTCTTCACATCTACAAATGAAAGCACAAGTGAAGGAAAAGGAACgttgaaaaacaattatttgttCTCCAAGACCATTTACCAATCAAATTAATAGATATTAAATTCTAAGATAATTGATAAAtgttaacaaacaaacaaaaaacgatGTGTCGTCTAACATctcaaaatttcatatttttaaaatttgcataaatctatgtaaaattaaaaagctcAAAATGTTGgttattatgttattttaaaatattagtgaTAAATTTTGGCGTAGAACTAAATTTTTCCATGAGGATGAAAACAATGGAATCTCAATTCTCGCCTAAAAATGATATTAGTTCTAAAATATACATTTGATTATAAACATCGTAGAGGTACAAAATTGTATTATAATACTTTAGTCATatatcaaatcatatttttaagtttctttaaattgttataatatatagtgGAAGTTGATATGAGAGTATATGACAATAGCCTATACAAACTTTAACACACCACAGTAAATTAATGGACATGAGAATCTTGAATCATCTTCAGTAATTCCAGAAAGGTTCAAGATCAACCGGTCCAGTAGAGGAAGACGGATCTTCTTGAGAATCAAACCGTCTCttaccaaattcaaaatccGATGAGATATCAGTGTTCATGTCAGTTGAAACTCCGGTTTCTTGTGAGACACTCATCGTTTTGAGACTTTGTCTTCTGTTGTTCTCGATCATAGCATGTAGAACTGAGTGTTCTTGCGTGAGAACCGGGCTCTGTAGATTCATAGAAACCTGGAGGGACTGAGTTTGATAGAGTGGAATCCTGTGAAAAATGTCGGCTTGGATCGAGTTAAGAACAGGGCTGCTGAAGCAATTGAGTGTGGTTCCTTGGTTTTGATCCGTTTGGTTGGAGAAGCAGGGCACGTAGACCggttctgttttggttttatcgTTGTAAGGCGAAGAATCGGTTAAAGAGGGCAAAAGCGAAGGGTTAAAGTCGGTTCCGAGTGAACCGATTCGGATTAGACTCGAAATCGGGATCTTCTTCCCTCCAGCACTCTTTTGGAACACCCTGCATATCACCCATTCATTCTGCAaaccccaaaacaaaaacaaaattagtaaacaaaaggaaaacagAGCATAAACAGAGTAAGTGTTTGGTTTTCGGGTTAACCTTTGCGGTTTTCGGCAAGTTATGGGCAGAGAATTTTCCTTCAAGCCTGTACTCATGCATCACCCAGTTGGTTTTCTGACCTTTAGGAGCTCTTCCTCTATAGAAAACAAGTGTCTTCTTCATCCCAACAAGTGATTTGCCTCGGTATATCTCTTTATCCTTCCCGGTCGCCTTCCAATAACCGGCTTCAGTTGCTCGGTTAGTTCTTAAACCGGTGGGATACTTTCTGTCTCTCACACAGAAAAAATACCATTCTTTCTCACCCATTTTTGCCATCCctatatacacaaaaaaatcaatcttccAACAACATTAGCtctcaagaagaagacaaagagaacACTTGTTtagattcagaaaaaaaaaagactttaaaaCTTGAAATCCTGATTTATGATCAAAACATACATGGTAACTCCCATGGCTCTGATTTGTTTAAATCAACTTCACCGATAGCTTTAGCTGAGAAGCTGGTGTCAAGAACCTTCTTATGGAGATAGTGAGTTATGAGTTCTTCATCTGTTGGATGAAACCTGAACCCAGGAGGTAAATCCATCTGCTCTTCCTCCTTTTGAAACCCACAAAAAGTCTCCATCGTTTCTTCCCCaagaaaccttaaacccttaaaactgaaaccaaaacctgatttttttttttaatgggtttcttgatttgatcttggacgttttttttttttgaagatataGATTCAGAGAGTACTATGcagataaatttataaataaagagagaaaaagatgaacaGAGAAGTTAGGGAGAAAGGTtaggaagatgaagaggaaaatATAAAGGGAAAAGAGCCAAATGAAACTATAAAGTTTGGAACTTTCAAGGAGTGGAGAAAAACGAAATTGcgatatttcattttcttaattataagaaaattacgtcaaaacgaaaattttgtttttttaagaatttggaagaataaaaagagtatatgtatttcccaatttttttgtgtgagaAGAAAGATACGTAGTGTGTAACGCAACTTGGGTAGGTTGTTTTAGCACTTTccccttttaaaaaactttttttctgagctttttaaatattcgtagaaaataattcaattttgaaaaaaaaaatattagaccTTTTTTAAATTAAGGAACTGTTTTGGGATAGTTATAGGAgctagaaaataaataaatcaataagGAAATAAATATCTGTGAATTAAGTTAATTCAATTAACAAGAGAATGGAAATTCTTTGAATCTAACGCATTAAGCATGGTTACTATAATTGTATTGAAATATACAAAGAATGATCTATAACCTTATTACGTCGGTTAAGCAAATACAATGAATAATGACAATGTcttagaaaaacaaagttacaCAGAAATAACTATGtggtttttaatatttatggtGGCAACACTTAATTCAGTGATTAGCaaaagagtttagagttcATATTTTCCATTATATTTCATACGCAAGAGGTTTTAGATATCCTTTTGTATTCGTTTGAAAAGAATAATGGATGGTACTTTAGGGGGTGTTATTCGTTAATGGATTTTAATAGAATTGAAATCCAATACTAATCCACTGTTATTCAACTAATGATTCTAAATCCaactttaaaatctagtgttattgGAACTCATATTTGTAAATGATGCTgaatagattttaaagtttggtgttattcaattaagattttaaatatttcattaaaatccaatgttattcaaaactaaaagacttgtaaaatctttatatattaattgatttgaaatgAAACCTCTTTGGAGTTTCATGAGTAAATCATtagaatcaaaatccaaaacatattgcagagattttgaaattcatacaaacatattcttaaaaacaatatcagaaaacaaatctaaagcTTAAAGAATTGACTTTAACtccataattgaataacaccacCTTAGAATCTTAAAttatactaataaataaatgttgttattttttcgGACTTTCATTGAATTAAACTATCTTGTAaaatttgccaaaaaaaaaaaaactatcttgTAAAACAATACCAACAAATAATCTGTTTCACTGCTCTATAAtggatataattttttttctttaataaattGTATGACTTCCCTTATCATTTGTATATTGAACCATATCTAACCACTTTTGAGATCAAACAgatcttataattttaataaggAAGTCTGTGCTTGTTGGcaaataagaataattaaagttgaaatttagatgatttagtaCCAGTTGAATACAATGTAAGATAGTAATGTTTTAgcataaaataatataactaCCTTTAAAACTCTCTttccaaaagaagaatcaagaaggCATGATTGACAAATGATGTTTCTGCTGGTACTTTTATTGGTTCTTTAATCTTGTTACCTCATTCGTcaaagttttaattattattacgTTTTTAAAACCAGTTAGAAAAGGtcaaagaaatataataaatacttTAGGTTTTATTGAGAGATTTCTATTTCGAAGAGTGAAGTGCGTTCGGTGTActattaacaaaatttgattttggtacCATAAGgttgcagaaaaaaaaaaaaaaaaaaaaatttggtacCATAAATTGGCATTTATTTAGGAATAAAAAGGTGCTCAGGGTGGATGTTCCCCTAGAAACCAATTAGTCTAAATATTTTCCTTGTGTCTGTCTGTATatattccaaaatatatatgacgGATTCCACACAGCTTAAAATGAATATTGTGTCGGCCATTTTATACAATCTTACATAGTCGATaaagatataaacaattttttcttttcagatcaattttaaaaattattgttgATCGACTCAAAGATATTAATTACagatattagaaaaatactcaaaggtatttttttatatttctgaTCATTAACTATGAACCGGTTGTGCCTCGTTTCCTCATGTAAATacttttggaattttttttggggtaGAAATagaaatcttgttttgttttgccacCCAATAGAGATTCTTTTTATAGTTATTGGTTGTAATAACATTAATTGATTAGAAACATCATTTGGAAAAAGATAAAGCATAAATGTTTAGGCAGCGCCAATTCTTATTTCCCATTCGCtatatttaaacatatattaaaatttaataaaagagTGGTAATTAAGCACGAGAAATATTTCCATTTTATCATCATTTGCATAGTTGAGTTTCACCAAACAATTAGGATTGGCACTCGGTTTACATTTCACCATCCCGCgatccttttcttttatgaccaaaaacaattacaaaattaaaactattGAAAGAAATCTCTATTGCTACGAGTAAGTTATTTATATGCTAAATTGACGTTTCCTTTGACCGCCATTATACTATTTACAGagtattttagtaaaatagGTATGAAATTTGAGAGTTATATATTGGAGTATTTTAGCACTATAGGTATGAAATCTGAGAGTTTTCAATAGCCAATGACTAAACTTATTACATACTTGGGTTAAATATAGTCTTTAAGACCTATTCGATTCACTTAACGTTACAACTTTATAGAAAATAGAGCATATTCCATACAACGTTTCTCATTATCTTTACTTAGTTTAGCCGAACCAGAGTGACACTGCATTACGCACAGTTAAGTATATAAACATAGTTTGAAGAAAGATCATTTACGCTTCTTTGTCGTCCTTAACAATATTATACGCACTAGAAACTAATTCCACCTGATTAAAAAACTAGCATCATATTATGCACAAAATGTCAAACATGtcgataatatttttaactattaaaatataatgtcATGGTGGGGAGAGAACATGACCAAATGAAATATTTGGTAGtctaataaaattagaaatctGCTTATAGTGTTGCAAATTAGGTGGTAAGAAAGCTACTAATATTTCTATTTAAGGAATAGATCCAGTAAGACAAGACCACGTATTGTTTATGCCCTCGTTTGCAAAGACTTTCTGGTCTCTTCGCTAAATCGTAAGcctttgattttgtaaattttgtattgttgTAGTCAACTTAAACCTATATTTGAATCTGCTACGTCATCTTTAGTTTCCTAATACCCGAAAATTTAGACGAATGGCCATGTGTCTATATGTTGAAAAGACGATTAGTATTGAGAAATAAGGATTAAACCGACTAATGAGTGATTAAATAGAACTTAATAAAACTCTAGGGTTGAGGTTGACCACTTTCATGTTCGTGCTTCCGACTCCGCCTACATATGGTATACGGGCCACAAGGCCAgactcgtttttttttgtatatggGCCACTGGGCCAGTCtcgttttttttatgattgttTATCAAAGGAGTGGCAGATTAAGGGAGCTAGCTTTTATGTTGTGATAGCAATTTGACTCATTTGGATACGTTGGGCTCAAAATTGTAGGCTTGAGTCGAAGTGCTTTAAGGATATGGACCAATCATAGATACTACATTACTAGATATGTACAATAGCACAAAGCACAATAAGAAGTTGTTATTTACAGTcttaaaatggaaaataaattagagTGGAATGGTTTGCATTAGTGTTTCTAGCATATCATAACTTAGATTCAAGATCGATAATATGGGTGTGTAAGTTGGAGAcgataaaaaacatataaattatgtcattgtgtttttttttttttttgtctagtttgaaaaattatcaaattgcTACTTGCTAGTAGCAAATAGCAATGTTTACCGACTTTGCAATCAAATTTTGCCCATCGTTTCGTTTCTAGGCATTGTTTTGGATTAAAATCCTGTGGGCCGCTTTTGGAGTCTCTTTGGACCATGTTTTACTGACTAATCCAGAATAAAGGTGTGGGCTgcattctttatttttgtcaaaaatatcTGATAATGGATAATgcaaacaaatccaaatttcattatattcaaaagaaatgaaatctCCCAATCTTCAAATgctaatataataatttttccaAGTTTGTATCATGATCACCTTAAAAGTGgcaatttcttttattttctttttgacaacaatcaaattttacaaaatgtgtttgacaacatttttgttttgttgttgttaagaaTATGTGGTTTTACCTTCATATTAGATTGCAACAATATACTACAATTATGCAAATACGATTGTATATAAACTAAGTAGGACCCAATCCAACGAGGAAAAGCCTCATACACAGTCAGCAACACGTTTCATGCGACGACCCTGACAATgatgttttttacttttttcactCCTCTTTCtcataaggaaaaaaaagatacagaaaaatcattttcaaagaaataatTCTGTTTTATTTAGTGGATAAGTTT includes:
- the NAC100 gene encoding NAC domain containing protein 100 (NAC domain containing protein 100 (NAC100); FUNCTIONS IN: sequence-specific DNA binding transcription factor activity; INVOLVED IN: multicellular organismal development, regulation of transcription; LOCATED IN: cellular_component unknown; EXPRESSED IN: 9 plant structures; EXPRESSED DURING: LP.04 four leaves visible, 4 anthesis, petal differentiation and expansion stage; CONTAINS InterPro DOMAIN/s: No apical meristem (NAM) protein (InterPro:IPR003441); BEST Arabidopsis thaliana protein match is: NAC domain containing protein 80 (TAIR:AT5G07680.1); Has 1807 Blast hits to 1807 proteins in 277 species: Archae - 0; Bacteria - 0; Metazoa - 736; Fungi - 347; Plants - 385; Viruses - 0; Other Eukaryotes - 339 (source: NCBI BLink).) — its product is METFCGFQKEEEQMDLPPGFRFHPTDEELITHYLHKKVLDTSFSAKAIGEVDLNKSEPWELPWMAKMGEKEWYFFCVRDRKYPTGLRTNRATEAGYWKATGKDKEIYRGKSLVGMKKTLVFYRGRAPKGQKTNWVMHEYRLEGKFSAHNLPKTAKNEWVICRVFQKSAGGKKIPISSLIRIGSLGTDFNPSLLPSLTDSSPYNDKTKTEPVYVPCFSNQTDQNQGTTLNCFSSPVLNSIQADIFHRIPLYQTQSLQVSMNLQSPVLTQEHSVLHAMIENNRRQSLKTMSVSQETGVSTDMNTDISSDFEFGKRRFDSQEDPSSSTGPVDLEPFWNY
- the NAC100 gene encoding NAC domain containing protein 100, whose amino-acid sequence is MAKMGEKEWYFFCVRDRKYPTGLRTNRATEAGYWKATGKDKEIYRGKSLVGMKKTLVFYRGRAPKGQKTNWVMHEYRLEGKFSAHNLPKTAKNEWVICRVFQKSAGGKKIPISSLIRIGSLGTDFNPSLLPSLTDSSPYNDKTKTEPVYVPCFSNQTDQNQGTTLNCFSSPVLNSIQADIFHRIPLYQTQSLQVSMNLQSPVLTQEHSVLHAMIENNRRQSLKTMSVSQETGVSTDMNTDISSDFEFGKRRFDSQEDPSSSTGPVDLEPFWNY